A region of Paenibacillus thiaminolyticus DNA encodes the following proteins:
- a CDS encoding MFS transporter yields the protein MQKMQRSIIFFLIFATMFVLGGIQNTKGIILERVQHDIQLDISQVGIMVSIFQIGFLLASLIAGIFADRKGIKAVMSVGTVLMMIGLIGTSASFTVAFFLGFYLIVGLGIGSMTVSVATIIPTYFKERAGVIFNLANALFGVGMIVTPILLNVMFAQNISWRYFYIGVSALIALILFALLSFKPAKTTTDQDQDKVSLTSVLQLFQDRQILFVILFILFYVAAEAGFLNFFPILFNSLDIAGMTADQKASTAGYIIASFAFLFTIGRFVGGFIIYKLGERRTLVAFSLFALASLVLGRMFMTSFSYLIMLFGLAMSVLFPTAQGIASKLTKQAGSLQGVIYVASGLGGAVVGILIGQVSEAFGIQNGFNLLFVFTAIISILAFLIRTPNQAGQPDS from the coding sequence ATGCAAAAAATGCAGCGTTCTATCATCTTTTTCCTCATTTTTGCGACGATGTTTGTTTTGGGCGGCATTCAAAATACGAAAGGCATAATATTGGAACGGGTCCAGCATGATATTCAACTCGATATTAGCCAGGTTGGCATCATGGTGTCAATCTTCCAAATCGGCTTTCTGCTGGCCAGCCTCATCGCCGGCATATTCGCAGACCGCAAAGGCATCAAAGCTGTCATGAGCGTCGGCACTGTGTTAATGATGATCGGATTGATAGGAACAAGCGCTTCCTTTACCGTCGCCTTCTTTCTCGGCTTCTATCTGATTGTCGGGCTTGGCATCGGTTCCATGACCGTGTCGGTCGCTACCATTATCCCTACCTACTTCAAGGAACGCGCCGGCGTTATCTTCAATCTGGCCAATGCCTTGTTCGGTGTCGGTATGATCGTTACGCCGATTCTATTAAATGTCATGTTTGCGCAAAATATTAGCTGGCGATATTTCTATATCGGGGTATCGGCTCTCATTGCCCTCATCCTGTTCGCTCTGCTGTCCTTCAAGCCGGCGAAGACAACCACGGATCAAGATCAGGATAAAGTCAGCCTGACATCGGTCTTGCAGCTGTTCCAGGATCGCCAGATACTGTTCGTCATCCTGTTCATCCTGTTCTATGTCGCGGCGGAAGCCGGGTTCTTGAACTTCTTCCCTATTCTGTTCAACTCTCTGGATATCGCAGGAATGACCGCAGATCAGAAGGCCTCGACAGCGGGTTATATTATTGCCAGCTTCGCCTTTTTGTTCACCATCGGACGCTTCGTCGGCGGGTTCATCATCTACAAGCTGGGCGAACGGCGCACCTTGGTTGCCTTCTCGCTATTCGCGCTTGCTTCCCTCGTACTCGGGCGAATGTTCATGACGAGCTTCAGCTACCTGATTATGCTCTTCGGGCTCGCCATGTCCGTCTTGTTCCCGACCGCGCAAGGGATTGCCTCCAAGCTGACGAAGCAGGCCGGCTCTCTGCAGGGCGTCATCTATGTCGCATCCGGCCTGGGAGGAGCGGTTGTCGGCATCCTGATCGGACAAGTGTCGGAAGCATTCGGCATTCAGAATGGCTTCAATCTGCTCTTCGTCTTCACGGCCATCATCAGCATCTTGGCTTTCCTGATTCGCACGCCGAATCAGGCTGGCCAGCCTGATTCCTAA
- a CDS encoding histidine phosphatase family protein: MLPKKMLLLPLVFLTLLLLSGYRAEAGHLPEAENPSLVEALRNGGYILYMRHGEATIGLDLPHVIFDDCGTQRNLSGLGKRQAQAIGQIMNKLNIPIQYPVWASPYCRTRDTARIAFGNQNVKVVPLLADIVKVSNQSVPAEEKQNIVANFTRMLETAPARGLNQIIIGHSLPAGTAIGEIPYMGTAVIKPKGQGNGYEVIRIISLEQFMKAAYR; this comes from the coding sequence ATGCTCCCGAAGAAAATGCTGCTGCTCCCCCTCGTTTTTCTCACTTTGCTGCTCCTGTCCGGCTACCGCGCTGAAGCTGGCCACTTGCCTGAAGCTGAGAACCCATCGCTCGTTGAGGCACTCCGGAACGGCGGCTATATCCTGTATATGCGGCATGGCGAAGCGACGATCGGCCTAGATTTACCGCATGTGATCTTTGACGACTGCGGAACGCAAAGAAATCTGAGCGGGCTTGGCAAAAGGCAGGCTCAGGCGATCGGCCAGATCATGAACAAATTAAACATACCGATTCAATATCCCGTATGGGCGAGTCCTTATTGCCGCACTCGGGACACGGCCCGGATTGCATTCGGCAACCAGAACGTTAAAGTGGTCCCCCTTCTCGCTGACATTGTAAAAGTGAGCAATCAAAGCGTGCCGGCCGAAGAAAAGCAAAACATTGTTGCAAACTTTACAAGAATGCTGGAAACCGCCCCTGCTCGCGGTTTGAATCAAATCATCATCGGACACAGTTTGCCTGCCGGAACGGCGATTGGCGAGATTCCGTATATGGGTACCGCCGTAATCAAACCCAAAGGGCAGGGGAATGGTTATGAAGTTATACGAATAATCAGCTTGGAACAGTTCATGAAAGCCGCCTACAGATAG
- a CDS encoding ROK family transcriptional regulator, which produces MQANLPSTIRKLNKELVLNIIKDKGPLSRTDIAKHSGITKATVSDIVKALIDEKLIFDEKDEADASKRGTRLHFSKNAAFGVAVDLGGTTIHLGLYNLAGECMMEKTVSTYRLASSREFLSQMADDIGAFIAQSGQPAERLAFISIATPGIVDPIAGIVLEGSPNLPEWTNVPLAQFFHERFHVPVTIENDVRSALVGEMYAGALRHLNSAVLIGIGTGLGSAVLIDGKVIRGAKNAAGEIGYMLFRQPQLYSPSAKGHFEKLCSGSGLEEAATALFHRPVTAKDVFRLAEQGDLQASYLVDQFEDQLAIGILNIIALLNPEKILLMGGVTPSLRLERLHRKIRLHTTDVTGVSIEISGMQHHSALQGIAILGLNQAFPALQFMQDKQLY; this is translated from the coding sequence ATGCAGGCGAATTTACCAAGCACGATCCGCAAGCTGAACAAGGAATTGGTCCTCAATATTATTAAGGACAAAGGCCCCCTCTCCCGTACGGATATCGCGAAGCATTCCGGAATAACGAAGGCGACCGTATCCGATATCGTGAAGGCGCTTATCGACGAGAAGCTTATATTTGACGAGAAGGATGAGGCTGACGCAAGCAAGCGCGGCACGCGGCTTCATTTCTCCAAGAACGCCGCCTTCGGCGTCGCCGTTGATTTGGGCGGGACAACCATCCATCTCGGACTGTACAATCTGGCCGGCGAATGCATGATGGAAAAGACAGTGTCTACCTATCGCCTCGCCTCAAGCCGGGAATTTTTATCGCAAATGGCGGATGACATTGGCGCATTCATCGCGCAGTCGGGACAGCCCGCCGAACGTCTCGCTTTTATCAGCATCGCGACTCCGGGTATCGTCGATCCGATTGCGGGCATCGTATTAGAAGGATCTCCCAACCTGCCGGAGTGGACGAATGTGCCGTTAGCGCAATTTTTCCATGAGCGGTTCCATGTGCCCGTTACGATCGAGAATGACGTGCGTTCGGCCCTTGTCGGCGAGATGTACGCGGGGGCGCTCCGGCATCTGAACTCGGCGGTGCTGATCGGAATCGGCACCGGACTTGGCTCGGCAGTGCTCATCGACGGCAAAGTGATTCGAGGGGCCAAAAACGCGGCGGGCGAAATCGGCTACATGCTGTTCCGGCAGCCGCAGCTCTACTCGCCTTCTGCGAAAGGCCATTTCGAGAAGCTCTGCTCCGGCTCCGGGCTGGAAGAGGCCGCAACCGCTTTATTTCATCGTCCGGTAACCGCCAAAGATGTGTTCCGGCTCGCGGAACAGGGCGACTTGCAAGCCAGTTATCTGGTAGACCAATTCGAGGACCAATTGGCGATTGGCATTCTCAATATCATTGCGCTGCTCAATCCCGAGAAAATCTTGCTGATGGGAGGCGTGACCCCATCGCTGCGGTTGGAACGGCTCCATCGCAAAATACGGCTCCATACGACTGATGTGACGGGCGTCTCGATTGAAATATCCGGCATGCAGCACCATTCGGCGCTGCAGGGCATTGCGATATTAGGCTTGAACCAGGCATTTCCCGCTTTACAATTTATGCAAGACAAACAACTTTACTAA
- a CDS encoding carcinine hydrolase/isopenicillin-N N-acyltransferase family protein produces MVADASYDVSIFEVASFSSTQKRIAVRKPVGGLIAATNHYVSHEMKEFDEHHFWNSEIRYSSVWNSLLREAPYMNDEKVKNLLSTPYPYGPCCHFYASGMGTLRSMVFNITEKKLQVSFGPPDMNPWHSIDFDAPVGLDEIVCRYDNVNISNPEQFWREL; encoded by the coding sequence TTGGTAGCCGATGCGTCCTATGATGTTTCCATATTCGAGGTGGCCAGCTTCTCATCAACCCAAAAAAGAATTGCGGTGCGGAAACCCGTTGGCGGTCTGATCGCAGCTACCAATCATTATGTGAGCCATGAAATGAAAGAATTCGATGAACATCATTTCTGGAATTCCGAAATACGTTATTCATCCGTCTGGAATTCCTTATTGCGGGAAGCGCCCTATATGAATGATGAAAAGGTAAAGAACTTGCTGTCCACTCCGTATCCGTATGGTCCATGCTGTCACTTTTATGCAAGCGGGATGGGGACGTTAAGAAGTATGGTCTTTAATATTACGGAAAAGAAGCTGCAGGTTAGCTTTGGTCCGCCGGATATGAATCCATGGCACTCCATTGATTTTGATGCTCCAGTCGGGCTTGATGAAATTGTATGCCGATACGATAATGTAAATATCAGCAATCCGGAACAATTTTGGAGAGAGCTGTGA
- a CDS encoding response regulator transcription factor, protein MDRAKILIVDDEADILQVIKAYLEKNEYLVYEADTGKGALSLCEHLQPDLIILDLMLPDMSGEEVCRTIRKTSNVPILMLTAKSSEDDMVNGILIGADDYIMKPFSPRELVVRVISLLRRSQLPVASQPDKSLSFGNNHLTIDSQRHEVKVRGELVSLTPIEFKLLELLAKHPKRAFSRLELVNLIQGDTFEGFERTIDVHIKNIRQKIGDNPRKPNFIATVFGVGYKFQVNPDE, encoded by the coding sequence ATGGACCGTGCAAAAATTTTGATTGTGGATGATGAGGCGGATATCCTTCAGGTGATTAAAGCCTATCTGGAGAAAAATGAGTACCTGGTGTATGAGGCAGATACCGGGAAGGGGGCGCTCAGTCTATGCGAGCATCTGCAGCCTGACCTGATCATATTGGACTTGATGCTGCCTGACATGTCCGGTGAAGAAGTCTGCAGAACCATCCGTAAGACATCCAACGTTCCCATCCTGATGCTGACCGCCAAAAGCAGTGAGGATGATATGGTAAATGGAATTCTGATCGGCGCCGACGATTATATAATGAAGCCGTTCAGCCCCAGAGAGTTGGTCGTTCGCGTGATTAGTTTGTTACGAAGATCGCAGCTTCCTGTCGCCTCGCAGCCAGACAAGTCTCTTTCCTTCGGCAACAACCATCTGACCATTGATTCGCAACGGCATGAAGTGAAAGTCAGGGGAGAGCTTGTCTCACTCACACCCATTGAATTCAAATTGCTTGAGCTTCTGGCGAAGCATCCCAAGCGAGCGTTCAGCCGTTTGGAACTCGTCAATCTTATCCAAGGGGACACGTTTGAAGGATTTGAGCGTACGATCGATGTTCATATTAAGAACATCCGCCAGAAAATCGGGGATAACCCGAGAAAACCGAATTTTATTGCGACCGTTTTTGGGGTCGGTTATAAATTCCAGGTGAATCCGGATGAATAA
- a CDS encoding spore germination protein — protein sequence MGLLHKIFNNNQRKSKPRSKKSVLAPQPVFPNVQENIHYLREALFHTDDLVRQKVSVPGHTSEFLFLHTMCDQNKIREEIIKPISQNKDEDLEDIILAMRANKHDDLEKVIDLLVKGNAVLFIEGKRECFVIEVKAEHNRNVTEPNNEKIVEGSHEGFVENISINLQLVRKHIENRNLVVRRYRLGNDTKIEAVIVYLQNLANPGLVEEVDRRIQNIDADNITASEFIEEYIEDAPFSPFPQLLHTERPDRVIGNLLEGRVALMAEGSPTALILPATFFSFYQSPDDYSFRSLQGSFIRLIRVFSFVIAIALPAYYIAVVSFHYEVIPQDLLLPIKSSVEHIPYPPILEALFMELTIELLREAGIRLPGPVGQTIGIVGGLVIGDAVVKAGLVSNAMIIVVALTAIASFVVPSHEMSASVRMLRFPVMIAASLFGFMGIVFSLLIILIHLCKLESFGTPYFAPVAPFRWKDWKDTIIRLPQWMLNQRSNDPAPQKLVQERPSREEKQTDE from the coding sequence GTGGGCTTGCTGCATAAGATTTTCAACAATAATCAGCGAAAGAGCAAACCAAGGTCAAAAAAGTCTGTATTAGCTCCCCAACCGGTATTCCCGAACGTTCAGGAGAACATTCATTATTTAAGAGAAGCCCTGTTTCATACGGACGATCTCGTGCGCCAAAAGGTTTCCGTCCCAGGACACACGAGCGAGTTTCTCTTTCTGCACACGATGTGCGACCAGAACAAAATCCGCGAGGAAATCATAAAACCCATTTCTCAAAATAAAGACGAAGATCTAGAAGACATAATACTCGCGATGCGTGCCAATAAACATGATGATCTTGAGAAAGTGATTGATTTACTGGTGAAAGGAAATGCCGTGCTTTTTATCGAGGGGAAGAGAGAATGCTTTGTCATCGAGGTGAAAGCGGAGCATAATCGAAACGTCACCGAACCGAACAATGAGAAAATCGTGGAGGGTTCCCATGAAGGTTTCGTGGAGAATATCAGCATCAATCTCCAACTCGTTCGGAAACATATCGAAAATCGAAATTTGGTAGTGAGGCGCTATAGACTCGGGAATGACACCAAAATCGAGGCGGTCATCGTTTATTTGCAAAATCTGGCCAATCCCGGCCTCGTTGAAGAAGTCGATCGGAGAATCCAAAATATCGATGCCGATAATATCACCGCTTCCGAATTTATCGAAGAATATATTGAAGATGCCCCTTTTTCGCCGTTTCCGCAGCTGCTGCATACGGAGAGACCGGATCGGGTCATCGGGAATCTGCTGGAAGGCAGAGTCGCCCTCATGGCCGAAGGAAGCCCAACGGCTTTAATCCTGCCCGCGACCTTTTTTTCCTTTTATCAATCGCCGGACGATTATAGCTTTCGGTCTCTTCAAGGGTCGTTCATCCGCTTGATCCGGGTCTTCAGCTTTGTAATAGCCATCGCTCTTCCGGCTTATTATATTGCGGTGGTTTCCTTTCATTACGAAGTGATCCCCCAGGATTTGCTGCTGCCCATAAAAAGCAGTGTCGAGCACATTCCGTATCCGCCGATACTGGAGGCGCTGTTCATGGAGCTGACGATCGAATTGCTTCGCGAAGCCGGGATTCGCCTCCCCGGGCCGGTAGGACAGACGATTGGGATCGTTGGCGGCCTCGTCATCGGAGATGCCGTTGTCAAGGCAGGTCTCGTATCGAACGCAATGATCATTGTCGTCGCTTTAACGGCGATTGCTTCGTTCGTGGTGCCTTCCCATGAGATGAGCGCGTCGGTCCGCATGCTGCGCTTCCCTGTCATGATTGCCGCCTCCTTATTCGGATTTATGGGGATTGTCTTCAGCTTACTGATCATTCTCATCCATTTATGTAAACTGGAATCATTCGGGACGCCCTATTTTGCGCCAGTCGCACCGTTCCGATGGAAGGATTGGAAGGATACGATTATCCGGCTTCCGCAATGGATGTTGAATCAGAGATCGAATGATCCAGCCCCGCAAAAACTAGTTCAGGAGCGACCTTCACGAGAGGAGAAGCAGACCGATGAGTAG
- a CDS encoding Ger(x)C family spore germination protein has product MAIILFEACVIATLLAGCWDQQMLKDDRIAYIIGLDLNPDGKLQSTLSILDVSGSQTGSETGMKKQSEIHTETGNTSRHTRDRIDREVAGRLSLSKLRVILIGEDLARQGVYPFLDVLYRAPRSALNAKIAVVEGKAHDMINLKLRGSNLIGEHYNTLIRSAERRTVVPAVNLQLIRPPMLDLGDDFAVPYISHHGQNPSVYGIALFADDKMAGKLKSEDSLLYLLMANKLAKTANLTLKVNEEGKQRPEQFIGMDIQSVKRKLKVYVQGNRNIKVTLDLKIKVTAIEYPKDHLNDRRRVEKLDKKLSEELTKRARAITEKMLQNHHDGFGIGRRIMAYYPNTWRRLNWKEDYAKVELVPNVKVEIVNHGIMY; this is encoded by the coding sequence ATGGCGATCATCTTATTCGAGGCTTGCGTTATCGCAACGCTGCTTGCGGGCTGCTGGGATCAGCAAATGCTGAAGGATGACAGAATTGCATATATTATCGGATTAGATTTGAATCCCGATGGGAAGCTTCAGTCGACCCTTTCAATACTTGATGTGAGCGGCTCGCAAACCGGTTCGGAGACGGGAATGAAGAAGCAGAGCGAGATCCATACGGAGACGGGAAACACAAGCAGACATACCCGGGACAGAATTGACAGGGAAGTGGCCGGCAGATTATCGCTCTCCAAGCTCCGCGTGATTCTAATCGGAGAGGACTTGGCGAGACAAGGCGTGTACCCGTTTCTCGATGTGCTTTACCGTGCTCCTAGAAGCGCGCTGAATGCGAAGATCGCTGTCGTTGAGGGGAAAGCTCATGACATGATCAATCTGAAACTTAGAGGCTCAAACTTGATTGGCGAGCATTATAACACTCTCATCCGAAGCGCGGAGCGCAGAACGGTTGTACCCGCGGTTAATCTTCAACTGATACGCCCTCCCATGTTGGATCTCGGCGATGATTTTGCCGTCCCATATATATCACATCATGGGCAGAATCCTTCGGTTTACGGGATAGCATTATTTGCCGACGATAAAATGGCAGGCAAGTTAAAATCAGAGGATTCATTGTTGTACCTTCTCATGGCCAACAAATTAGCCAAGACCGCTAACTTGACGCTTAAAGTCAACGAGGAAGGAAAACAAAGACCGGAACAATTTATAGGGATGGACATTCAAAGTGTTAAGCGGAAGTTGAAAGTGTATGTGCAAGGCAACCGAAATATTAAAGTGACGCTGGATTTGAAGATAAAAGTAACCGCCATAGAGTACCCGAAGGATCATTTAAATGATCGGCGAAGAGTAGAAAAGTTAGATAAGAAACTGTCGGAAGAGCTGACCAAAAGAGCGCGGGCCATTACGGAGAAAATGCTGCAGAACCATCATGACGGGTTCGGAATCGGCCGAAGAATCATGGCTTACTATCCCAATACATGGAGAAGATTGAACTGGAAGGAGGATTACGCGAAGGTGGAGCTGGTCCCTAACGTAAAAGTAGAAATTGTGAACCACGGAATCATGTACTGA
- a CDS encoding FAD/FMN-containing dehydrogenase, with amino-acid sequence MKKVWLGITTVVLVMGIGTAGAYAASADNNTGGDRSFFEQMLPHAKQMHPELSDQQIEQMYNSCHNGNGTGRGMMNNSQWRGSMMNFN; translated from the coding sequence ATGAAAAAAGTATGGCTAGGCATTACAACCGTGGTCTTGGTTATGGGAATTGGCACAGCCGGCGCATATGCTGCATCAGCCGATAACAATACCGGCGGCGACCGCAGCTTCTTTGAACAGATGCTGCCGCACGCGAAGCAAATGCATCCCGAGCTCTCGGATCAACAAATTGAGCAGATGTACAATAGCTGCCACAATGGCAATGGCACGGGACGGGGAATGATGAACAATTCTCAATGGCGCGGTAGTATGATGAATTTCAATTAA
- a CDS encoding GerAB/ArcD/ProY family transporter, which translates to MSSAKDRITPGQLIFLITQTQIGIGLLSLASKVHGAAKGDAWISVLLAGMLAQLFIFIIWCLGRRFPSLTLYDYLPVLLGKYIGKCIQFLYTAYFISVSSYIIIQFSDTMREWVLIDTPKWIVMSIMSGVCFYLLRESLRTIARFFVLVFFCNFAVIIIAACAYTHVNFLYALPVGQEGLLKIAKGVHEAVNFFAGYEILLVCYPFVEGDNTVKLKAATFANIFTTLMYTFVIFTSLVVFSPPELELLPHPLLYMVKALSFSIVERADLYFLSLWVVVATTSCIGYMFMASKGGASLCQAQHRKAAPYVVVLAFVISLFFQSPLLIREYGRILSNVTYVFVLGIPFVLLMISVVFKVKEARRSAG; encoded by the coding sequence ATGAGTAGCGCCAAGGATCGAATTACGCCGGGGCAGCTTATATTTTTGATTACCCAGACTCAGATTGGAATCGGATTATTAAGTCTGGCAAGCAAGGTACATGGTGCGGCGAAAGGGGATGCATGGATATCCGTGCTTCTCGCTGGGATGCTTGCTCAGTTGTTTATTTTCATCATATGGTGCTTGGGCAGAAGGTTTCCATCGCTGACGCTGTATGATTATTTGCCTGTGCTGTTGGGCAAATATATCGGAAAATGTATTCAATTTTTATATACCGCTTATTTTATTTCTGTATCCAGCTATATCATTATACAGTTCAGCGACACGATGCGAGAATGGGTATTAATCGATACGCCCAAATGGATCGTCATGAGTATCATGTCAGGCGTATGCTTTTATTTGCTCCGGGAGAGCTTGCGAACGATTGCCCGTTTTTTTGTACTCGTCTTCTTCTGCAATTTTGCGGTGATTATCATTGCAGCATGTGCGTACACCCATGTTAACTTCCTGTATGCGCTGCCAGTGGGGCAGGAAGGCCTATTGAAAATAGCGAAGGGAGTGCATGAGGCCGTAAATTTTTTTGCGGGGTATGAAATCTTGTTGGTGTGCTATCCCTTCGTGGAAGGAGACAACACTGTCAAATTAAAGGCAGCGACCTTTGCGAATATTTTCACCACCTTGATGTATACGTTTGTGATATTTACCAGTCTTGTCGTATTTAGTCCTCCGGAATTGGAGCTGCTTCCTCATCCGTTGCTTTACATGGTTAAGGCGTTATCTTTCAGTATAGTCGAGCGGGCGGACCTCTATTTCCTCTCCTTGTGGGTGGTCGTGGCGACTACCTCATGCATAGGTTATATGTTTATGGCATCCAAAGGGGGAGCCAGTCTTTGTCAGGCGCAGCACCGGAAGGCGGCTCCGTACGTGGTGGTGCTTGCCTTTGTCATTTCCCTGTTCTTTCAATCTCCGCTCTTGATTAGAGAATATGGAAGAATTTTATCCAACGTAACTTATGTGTTTGTACTTGGGATACCATTCGTTCTGCTCATGATTTCCGTTGTGTTCAAGGTAAAGGAAGCAAGGAGGAGTGCGGGATGA
- a CDS encoding sensor histidine kinase, producing the protein MNNGLRKRLLLSHIGVALTSLLTITLLVYLVMTFAFGQYMKNQQQAEADMLITDLEASYNVEAGGWTMGSFMQISHQAMHRNYKIKIYDATNRLIWDTSSMGMMMHASSGSMEAGYSEHDNIFSRDMMKNGQKIGMIEIQGIESAFASQNQEFLRLFNSLLWGALLFVIVGVSFFSVFMANSLSRPLMRIKQIATRMRTGDLSSRVALANPTTEIDEVGLALNHLADALEQQDKLRKNLTADIAHELRTPLATIQSHIEAFQDGVWQATPDKLEVCHEQVIRLVKLIHDLEKLTAAENPMLQLQKNKVRLNEVIQDSVKTVTGQFDNKNISMDIEQDHDVFLSGDYGRLVQVFVNLLNNAYKYTNEGSIRLVISEEPPYAKVTITDTGTGIDPAELPFIFERFYRGEKSRNRKTGGAGIGLAIVKAIVEAHGGSIEVASAVGQGSKFTIRLPKQ; encoded by the coding sequence ATGAATAATGGACTGCGGAAAAGGCTGTTGTTGTCGCATATCGGGGTAGCGCTCACGTCTCTGCTGACGATTACGCTCCTTGTCTATTTGGTTATGACTTTTGCTTTCGGCCAGTATATGAAGAACCAGCAGCAAGCAGAAGCCGACATGTTAATTACAGATTTGGAGGCCTCCTACAACGTGGAAGCAGGCGGGTGGACGATGGGCTCCTTCATGCAGATTTCCCATCAAGCCATGCACCGCAATTATAAGATCAAAATCTACGATGCCACGAACCGATTGATCTGGGATACGAGCAGCATGGGAATGATGATGCATGCTTCTTCGGGAAGTATGGAAGCAGGGTACAGCGAGCACGATAATATCTTTTCCCGTGATATGATGAAAAACGGGCAAAAAATCGGCATGATCGAAATTCAAGGAATCGAGAGCGCTTTTGCCTCTCAAAATCAAGAGTTCCTGCGGTTGTTTAACTCTTTATTATGGGGTGCCCTCCTTTTCGTGATCGTTGGCGTCTCTTTCTTTAGCGTCTTTATGGCGAACAGTCTAAGCCGGCCTCTTATGCGAATCAAACAGATTGCCACCCGAATGAGAACAGGAGATTTGTCCTCCCGGGTTGCCCTGGCGAACCCGACAACCGAAATCGACGAGGTGGGCTTGGCGTTGAATCATCTGGCAGACGCCCTGGAGCAGCAGGATAAGCTGCGCAAAAATTTGACTGCGGATATCGCCCATGAGTTACGCACTCCGTTAGCCACGATTCAAAGCCATATCGAAGCTTTTCAGGATGGGGTGTGGCAGGCGACGCCTGATAAGCTGGAAGTGTGCCATGAGCAAGTGATCCGATTGGTGAAGCTCATCCATGATCTTGAAAAATTAACGGCTGCGGAGAATCCGATGCTGCAGCTGCAAAAAAATAAAGTGCGCCTGAATGAAGTGATCCAAGATTCCGTAAAAACGGTAACCGGCCAGTTCGATAATAAAAATATTTCAATGGATATAGAGCAAGACCATGATGTATTTTTGAGCGGCGATTATGGAAGGCTCGTTCAGGTTTTTGTGAATCTGCTCAATAACGCATACAAGTATACGAACGAGGGCAGTATCCGTCTCGTCATATCGGAAGAGCCGCCTTATGCGAAGGTCACCATCACGGATACCGGAACAGGCATCGATCCAGCAGAGCTGCCGTTTATATTTGAACGATTTTATCGGGGCGAGAAATCCCGGAATCGCAAGACGGGAGGAGCCGGGATTGGGCTGGCCATCGTAAAAGCAATCGTGGAAGCGCATGGAGGGAGTATTGAAGTCGCAAGCGCGGTTGGCCAAGGCAGCAAATTCACAATTCGTCTTCCCAAACAATAG
- a CDS encoding YheC/YheD family protein — protein MPAQHVFSKWKKTRVLQNSSLKRYIPKTAVYNSSSLTDMLNRYNMVYVKPDKGTHGKGVMRAKRRSKGEYELREGVSTKVFPSVKQLHSSIKSRIGKRKYLVQKGIHMMSHRGRKFDLRVLVQKNPNNKWEAMSILGRKAAANKIVTNVSNGGAMESLSTLLRPHKNKAAIRKLRRKLNQMGLSAGKRLSKKYKGIKQLGLDIALDKNMRPWILEVNTTPAIYVYRTFNPSAYRRIRRYAQAYGRFK, from the coding sequence TTGCCTGCTCAACATGTATTTAGCAAATGGAAAAAGACGCGCGTGCTGCAAAACTCTTCGTTGAAGCGTTACATCCCCAAGACCGCCGTATACAATTCCAGCAGCTTAACGGATATGCTCAACCGCTACAACATGGTGTATGTGAAGCCGGACAAAGGTACTCACGGGAAAGGAGTCATGCGCGCGAAAAGGCGCTCCAAAGGAGAGTATGAGCTGAGAGAAGGAGTTTCAACCAAAGTGTTCCCTTCCGTGAAACAATTGCACTCCAGCATCAAGTCCAGAATTGGGAAGCGGAAGTATTTGGTGCAGAAGGGCATTCACATGATGAGCCACCGCGGGAGAAAATTCGATCTCCGGGTATTGGTTCAAAAAAATCCGAACAATAAATGGGAAGCCATGTCCATCCTCGGGCGCAAGGCAGCCGCCAATAAGATTGTTACGAATGTCAGCAATGGCGGGGCTATGGAATCGCTGTCTACCCTGCTCCGTCCTCATAAGAATAAGGCCGCCATCCGCAAGCTGCGCCGCAAATTGAACCAAATGGGATTATCGGCAGGCAAGCGATTAAGTAAAAAATATAAGGGTATAAAACAGCTTGGACTCGATATCGCACTCGATAAAAACATGCGGCCCTGGATCCTGGAAGTGAACACAACCCCAGCCATATATGTTTATCGGACATTTAATCCTTCCGCCTATCGCCGGATTCGGCGTTATGCCCAAGCGTATGGCCGCTTCAAGTAA
- a CDS encoding type II CAAX prenyl endopeptidase Rce1 family protein — protein MLAWTYERTGSVVPGIVVHSVFNTIAVLLTVLS, from the coding sequence GTGCTTGCATGGACCTATGAACGAACAGGTTCGGTCGTGCCTGGCATAGTCGTCCACAGCGTGTTCAATACGATTGCCGTGCTGCTAACTGTGCTGAGTTAA